The following are encoded together in the Thalassolituus oleivorans MIL-1 genome:
- a CDS encoding transglycosylase SLT domain-containing protein yields the protein MGIRFIRVLISIWAITSCGLSWGLSNEEFKQSFESARKGKWSHVDAEVQQHVLAPYIEFHRLKSQLPKLSPEAIQQFAETYPDTPLYGWLKKHATSAYGKARKWDAVVALNSKAPADVAGRCIYYRAQLISDQALAFEGGRSLWLHGKPLPDECDDLFKAMISRGEIDNHMIWQRALLSLENGNTRLAKYVARKLTDDSWTPTRSYLKTIIQNPNALLDLPQKVSNRIEVSPLVTAVMVNLANKKIHEAQVLWPKVKSKYAMNENDIAVVNKALARNSYKLPADQRDENTYLRLIEAGNADWIEPVLREAIVASKWHTVLYWTESVRGMATDNSYYQYWRARAFEQLGDQVKADAAYKIAATQRDFYGFLAAEKSSLPYALNSAAPQVNDKDLLAIDSFPAIQRISALWAINEHGLAMDEWSYLINSSPAKSGLFAEYALKNEWYGLSVQATILGRHWDYVAHRFPPAYKELFTQWADERGVDPILLMAIARRESAFNKDAVSPVGARGLMQMMPSTAKQVGRQQDVPYRHGDQLFDQEMNVQLASSYVQTLLEKYDGNVIATLAGYNAGPNRTDRWLAESNGSFDQFIESISYRETRDYVKAVLTYRVIFESLDGDEVISVLEPSERGITQYLSKNDTGPSKTAAIP from the coding sequence ATGGGTATTCGCTTTATTCGAGTGTTGATTTCTATTTGGGCCATTACTTCGTGTGGCCTTAGTTGGGGGCTTAGCAACGAAGAGTTCAAACAGTCGTTTGAATCTGCACGTAAAGGCAAGTGGAGTCATGTGGATGCTGAGGTGCAGCAGCACGTACTTGCGCCCTATATTGAGTTTCATCGCCTCAAATCACAACTGCCAAAATTATCGCCTGAAGCCATTCAGCAATTTGCTGAAACCTATCCTGATACGCCGTTATATGGTTGGCTAAAAAAGCACGCGACCAGCGCTTACGGTAAAGCACGTAAGTGGGATGCTGTGGTTGCTCTAAATTCTAAAGCGCCAGCCGATGTGGCAGGGCGTTGCATATACTACCGCGCACAACTCATATCAGACCAAGCATTAGCATTTGAAGGCGGCCGCTCTCTTTGGTTACATGGCAAGCCTTTGCCAGATGAGTGTGATGATTTATTTAAAGCGATGATAAGCCGCGGTGAAATCGATAATCACATGATCTGGCAGCGTGCTTTACTTAGCCTAGAAAATGGCAATACCCGTTTAGCTAAATATGTAGCACGCAAACTGACGGACGATAGCTGGACGCCCACTCGCTCATATCTCAAAACGATCATTCAGAATCCTAATGCGCTGTTAGATTTGCCGCAAAAAGTAAGCAATAGAATTGAAGTTTCGCCGTTAGTAACCGCAGTAATGGTGAATCTTGCCAATAAAAAGATACATGAAGCTCAAGTTTTATGGCCGAAAGTAAAGTCGAAATATGCGATGAACGAGAACGATATCGCTGTCGTCAATAAGGCCTTGGCGCGTAACAGTTATAAACTTCCTGCGGATCAACGTGATGAAAATACGTATTTGCGCTTAATTGAAGCGGGTAATGCTGATTGGATTGAGCCAGTTTTACGCGAAGCTATCGTGGCTTCAAAATGGCATACCGTTTTGTATTGGACAGAAAGTGTTCGAGGAATGGCTACTGATAATAGTTATTATCAGTATTGGCGTGCACGTGCATTTGAACAGTTGGGTGATCAGGTGAAAGCTGACGCTGCTTATAAAATTGCCGCAACCCAACGCGATTTCTATGGTTTTTTAGCCGCTGAAAAATCTTCGTTACCTTACGCTTTAAATAGTGCAGCACCGCAAGTCAACGATAAGGATTTACTGGCAATTGATTCATTCCCCGCGATTCAGCGCATTAGTGCTTTATGGGCTATTAATGAGCATGGTTTGGCGATGGATGAGTGGAGTTATTTGATTAATAGCTCACCCGCTAAATCGGGCTTATTCGCCGAATACGCGCTTAAAAACGAATGGTATGGCTTATCGGTGCAGGCCACGATACTGGGTCGCCATTGGGATTATGTTGCTCATCGTTTCCCGCCTGCGTATAAAGAATTATTTACCCAGTGGGCGGATGAGCGCGGAGTAGATCCTATCTTGTTAATGGCCATAGCTCGTCGTGAGAGCGCTTTTAATAAAGATGCTGTGTCTCCGGTTGGAGCGCGAGGCTTAATGCAAATGATGCCAAGCACCGCTAAGCAAGTAGGACGTCAGCAAGATGTCCCTTATCGTCATGGCGATCAGTTATTTGATCAGGAGATGAATGTACAACTCGCCAGCTCCTATGTGCAGACACTATTGGAGAAATACGACGGAAATGTGATCGCCACTTTAGCAGGTTACAACGCAGGCCCTAATCGTACCGATCGCTGGTTAGCTGAATCTAATGGCTCGTTCGATCAGTTTATCGAAAGTATCTCTTATCGTGAAACCCGTGATTATGTGAAAGCAGTTCTTACATATCGGGTGATTTTTGAAAGTTTGGATGGCGATGAGGTGATTTCAGTTCTTGAACCATCAGAGAGAGGGATTACTCAATACTTGTCGAAAAACGATACAGGCCCATCAAAAACAGCCGCAATACCATAA
- a CDS encoding ATP-binding protein, which translates to MLARQKAMLATLVICGLIIALTTVAYILAAERVGREQLAPEISRTFADLLQAQVMQNEIKGVAKERKNEEAQLHKLQSLMHRMTQHYQVNEMALYNTEGQRVAHSFSQNETSLLSTNLTATSSKKNIHRYQLRVAEQPMSLLISTQVSLPNFFYLDTLTTALLVVTMSALLVFFLYALTRNWQRTPYQNLLHDIRTATRNDNDERITISTQDPDIKPLAEALNDLFWLRNQRTQHLKTAHQQAERARLRATRLSTETRQMNEDLAREVSVRRGIEVQLKNTKTLLNGILNAMPSALFALDARNRIVQCNQQAGDWLNKEYTQLVGLPLLTLVPELANQNILPSSPAVAARMEKIERLTIQSFERPMVTDVLAYPLPYGQQARVVIRIDDVSQRQRMEEIMVQTEKMMTVGGLAAGMAHEINNPLGAILQNLQNIRRRLQHNLVANQKVATKVGLPLDKLEEYLEQRAIYQFFDHIQDAGERAAQIVANMLQFARNDHLQKRPVDVQELIDTTLTIASNDLSLRHIDVELDNTTTIPQVICVPSEIEQVLLNLLKNSQQALESYEPDPAVEPKWRPRVRIRASWDDERICITIEDNGPGIPSDVVAHIFEPFYTTKEVGQGTGLGLSVSYFIVTSHHQGQLRYRPITDDHGACFELCLPHNDGPHRLLL; encoded by the coding sequence ATGCTAGCCCGGCAAAAAGCCATGTTAGCAACCTTAGTTATCTGTGGTTTGATTATCGCATTAACCACAGTTGCCTATATCTTAGCGGCTGAACGTGTTGGTCGAGAGCAATTAGCACCCGAAATCAGCCGCACCTTTGCTGATTTATTGCAAGCTCAAGTCATGCAAAATGAAATAAAAGGCGTCGCTAAAGAACGTAAAAATGAAGAAGCGCAGCTGCATAAACTGCAAAGTTTAATGCATCGTATGACCCAGCATTATCAGGTCAATGAAATGGCGCTCTACAACACCGAAGGACAGCGTGTTGCTCATAGCTTTTCACAAAATGAAACCTCATTACTCAGCACTAATTTAACTGCAACTTCCAGTAAGAAAAACATACATCGCTATCAATTGCGGGTGGCAGAACAACCTATGTCGTTGTTAATTAGCACCCAAGTATCATTACCAAATTTCTTTTACTTAGATACGTTAACCACGGCGCTACTGGTCGTGACGATGTCGGCCTTACTGGTATTCTTTCTTTACGCTTTAACCCGAAATTGGCAACGTACCCCTTATCAAAACTTATTACATGACATTCGCACCGCAACCCGTAATGATAATGACGAACGCATCACGATTAGTACGCAAGATCCAGATATTAAGCCTTTAGCCGAAGCACTAAACGATCTATTTTGGTTACGCAATCAGCGTACCCAGCATCTTAAAACAGCGCATCAGCAAGCTGAGAGAGCGCGTTTACGGGCCACTCGTTTATCAACTGAAACGCGGCAAATGAACGAAGATTTAGCCCGAGAAGTTTCTGTGCGTCGCGGCATTGAAGTACAACTTAAAAATACCAAGACACTACTTAACGGCATTTTAAATGCCATGCCATCCGCACTGTTTGCACTCGATGCTCGTAATCGTATCGTACAGTGCAATCAGCAAGCCGGTGATTGGTTAAATAAAGAATATACTCAACTTGTTGGGCTGCCGTTATTGACCCTCGTACCTGAACTCGCTAACCAAAACATATTACCGAGTAGCCCAGCGGTAGCCGCTCGCATGGAAAAAATAGAGCGTTTAACGATTCAAAGCTTCGAAAGGCCTATGGTAACCGATGTACTCGCCTACCCTCTTCCTTATGGACAGCAAGCACGTGTCGTAATCCGTATTGATGATGTAAGTCAGCGTCAGCGTATGGAAGAAATCATGGTGCAAACAGAAAAAATGATGACGGTAGGTGGATTAGCGGCAGGCATGGCGCATGAAATTAATAATCCGCTCGGTGCAATTTTGCAAAATCTACAGAATATTCGCCGTCGCCTACAACACAATTTGGTCGCTAACCAAAAAGTTGCAACGAAAGTCGGGTTACCCCTCGATAAGCTAGAAGAATATTTAGAGCAAAGAGCCATTTATCAATTTTTCGATCATATCCAAGATGCCGGTGAGCGAGCGGCTCAAATCGTTGCTAATATGCTGCAATTCGCACGTAATGATCACCTCCAAAAACGACCTGTAGATGTTCAAGAATTAATCGACACCACACTCACAATCGCCAGCAATGATCTATCTCTACGCCATATTGATGTCGAATTAGATAACACAACAACAATTCCTCAAGTTATTTGTGTACCCAGTGAAATTGAACAGGTGCTGCTAAATTTATTAAAGAATTCACAACAAGCCTTAGAGTCTTATGAGCCAGATCCTGCTGTAGAGCCGAAGTGGCGTCCGCGTGTGCGTATTCGTGCCAGCTGGGACGACGAACGAATTTGCATCACCATTGAAGACAACGGTCCAGGGATACCAAGTGATGTCGTCGCTCACATATTTGAACCCTTTTATACCACCAAGGAAGTTGGCCAAGGAACAGGGCTAGGGCTATCAGTGTCTTACTTTATTGTCACCTCACACCATCAAGGCCAACTAAGATACCGTCCAATTACTGATGACCATGGCGCCTGCTTTGAACTCTGCTTACCGCATAACGATGGCCCTCATCGCTTACTGCTCTAG
- a CDS encoding cob(I)yrinic acid a,c-diamide adenosyltransferase — translation MGNRLSRITTKTGDKGETGLGDGSRISKSSQRIHCIGDVDELNSWVGMLRASLSNDDGLQPMLDQIQHDLFDLGGELAVPGYNALHSVLIDDLEDYLEELNDDLPPLKDFILPGGSESASRCHMARTVCRRAERNMVVLLEAKHSDNDINLLGLQYLNRLSDLLFVLARVLARREGGQEVLWKTRHQRES, via the coding sequence ATGGGAAATAGACTGTCACGTATTACGACTAAAACCGGCGACAAAGGCGAGACAGGCCTTGGTGATGGCAGCCGTATCAGCAAAAGTAGTCAGCGCATTCACTGCATTGGCGACGTTGATGAGTTGAACTCATGGGTGGGGATGCTACGTGCATCCCTATCGAATGACGATGGTCTACAGCCCATGCTAGATCAAATTCAGCACGATTTATTTGATTTGGGCGGCGAATTAGCAGTTCCCGGTTATAACGCTCTACACAGTGTGTTAATTGATGATTTAGAAGATTATCTTGAAGAGCTCAACGATGACTTACCGCCGTTAAAGGATTTTATCTTACCGGGGGGAAGTGAAAGTGCATCACGCTGCCATATGGCTAGAACCGTGTGCCGCCGCGCTGAACGTAATATGGTTGTTTTACTCGAAGCCAAACACTCAGATAACGACATTAATCTACTGGGCTTACAGTACTTAAATCGTCTATCTGATCTGTTATTCGTTTTGGCTCGGGTGTTAGCCCGCCGTGAAGGCGGTCAAGAAGTGCTTTGGAAAACACGTCATCAGCGTGAATCGTAA
- a CDS encoding AmpG family muropeptide MFS transporter produces the protein MSSLHASLQWWRDALAIYRQKPVMVITLLGFSAGLPYLLVFSTLTAWLRDAGVERTAIGFFAWVGMTYSIKIFWAPVVDRLRIPLLYPLLGQRRSWIFSGQLGIIGGLLWLSQMNPQDSLFWVAAAALLIAFSSSTQDVSLDAFRIESAPDEVQGAMSAGYILGYRLALLVSGAGAFYIADVVDWHSAYVVMAACMTLGIVALFWADEPAHRSADEQRLMDAQMVDQVMGRPMNLAQRPAWERHLLGAVICPMLEFFQRNGTFALLILIFIAVFRLSDISMGVMANPFYLDLGYSKTDIAWVAKFFGFFMTIFGSLLCGALVVKWGIFKPLLLGAILVSATNLLFALLATVGFSSMTNAQGIEAQFLTATPSLFWLGFVISADNLSGGIASTAFIAYLSSLTNKSYTATQYALFSSLMTLPGKFISGFSGWVVDSSSYADFFVVAAMLGIPAILLVMVLRRHDAQTGS, from the coding sequence ATGTCCTCCCTGCACGCGTCACTACAATGGTGGCGCGACGCGTTAGCCATTTATCGGCAGAAGCCAGTCATGGTCATTACCTTGCTGGGTTTCTCTGCTGGATTGCCTTACTTGTTGGTGTTTTCAACCCTAACTGCTTGGTTGCGTGACGCCGGAGTAGAACGTACGGCGATCGGTTTTTTTGCTTGGGTCGGTATGACCTATTCCATCAAAATTTTCTGGGCGCCCGTTGTCGATCGCTTACGTATTCCGCTCTTGTATCCCTTATTGGGACAGCGGCGTAGTTGGATTTTCAGTGGTCAACTCGGCATTATCGGCGGACTGCTATGGCTTAGCCAAATGAATCCGCAAGATAGCCTCTTTTGGGTCGCCGCCGCCGCTTTATTAATCGCCTTTTCATCATCGACCCAAGATGTTTCGTTAGACGCATTTCGTATTGAATCCGCACCCGATGAAGTTCAGGGCGCTATGTCTGCGGGCTATATTCTTGGCTATCGGCTAGCGCTCTTGGTATCGGGTGCGGGCGCATTTTATATTGCCGATGTCGTTGATTGGCACAGCGCGTATGTTGTTATGGCCGCTTGTATGACGCTTGGTATTGTCGCCTTATTTTGGGCCGATGAACCGGCGCATCGCAGTGCTGATGAGCAGCGCTTGATGGATGCGCAAATGGTTGATCAAGTAATGGGTCGGCCGATGAATCTAGCCCAGCGTCCGGCTTGGGAGCGGCATTTATTAGGGGCGGTTATATGCCCTATGCTGGAATTTTTTCAGCGTAATGGCACGTTCGCCTTACTGATATTGATCTTTATCGCAGTATTCCGTTTAAGTGATATCAGCATGGGCGTAATGGCCAATCCGTTTTATTTGGACTTAGGCTACAGCAAAACAGATATCGCTTGGGTGGCAAAATTCTTCGGTTTCTTCATGACCATCTTTGGCTCGCTATTGTGCGGGGCGCTGGTGGTGAAATGGGGCATATTTAAGCCATTACTGCTCGGGGCTATTTTGGTGTCTGCCACCAACCTTTTATTTGCTTTGCTGGCGACCGTTGGTTTCTCATCTATGACTAATGCCCAAGGAATTGAGGCACAGTTTCTAACAGCAACCCCTTCATTGTTTTGGCTGGGCTTTGTGATAAGTGCCGACAACCTCAGTGGTGGCATCGCCAGCACCGCTTTTATTGCTTATTTATCGAGCCTGACGAATAAGAGCTATACCGCGACTCAGTATGCCTTGTTTAGCTCGTTAATGACCTTGCCGGGGAAATTTATTAGCGGATTTTCAGGCTGGGTAGTAGACAGCAGTAGCTACGCGGACTTCTTCGTCGTTGCGGCCATGTTGGGTATTCCTGCGATTCTCTTGGTTATGGTGCTGAGGCGGCATGATGCGCAGACTGGTTCATAA
- a CDS encoding YajQ family cyclic di-GMP-binding protein: MPSFDVVSEVDKHEAQNAVDQANRELSTRFDFRGVDASFELKDLIVTMIADHEFQIDQMKPILSGNMIKRGIKVSCLEYSDLKGSGKQVKVMATMRQGIDSDLARKMVKMVKDSKIKVQASVQGETVRIQGKARDDLQAVMAMFRTDESISMPLAFKNFKD, from the coding sequence ATGCCATCGTTTGACGTTGTTTCTGAAGTAGATAAGCACGAAGCCCAAAACGCCGTTGATCAAGCGAATCGTGAGTTAAGCACGCGCTTTGATTTTCGCGGTGTCGATGCAAGTTTTGAATTGAAAGATTTGATCGTCACTATGATTGCCGATCACGAATTTCAGATTGATCAGATGAAGCCTATTTTGTCTGGCAATATGATTAAGCGTGGCATCAAGGTGAGCTGTCTTGAATACAGCGACCTCAAAGGCTCAGGCAAGCAAGTGAAGGTAATGGCCACTATGCGCCAGGGGATCGACAGTGATTTAGCCCGTAAAATGGTAAAAATGGTTAAAGACAGCAAGATCAAAGTGCAGGCCTCGGTACAGGGTGAAACTGTGCGCATCCAAGGCAAGGCTCGTGATGATTTGCAAGCTGTGATGGCCATGTTCCGCACTGACGAAAGCATCAGCATGCCGTTGGCATTCAAGAACTTCAAAGATTGA
- a CDS encoding ketopantoate reductase family protein, which translates to MTLSIGILGLGALGTLMAWHWRDHDCMVISKDGKPVFRQLVTANNTDQLQLAHWQNENLDWLVITTKAADTLSAITPLADHLHRIKRLVLLQNGMGQQAAVADWLSTQNNPPELWLASSTEGAYRQNRSDVVYAGQGQTFIGRYQEGLVQNRLSHDSQECNNCDSYLPMRTVYAPDMLDRLRHKLAINAVINPLTALYRCRNGELVTNPDYRRHLQLLAAEIAGLYTFLNWSLPWNLLTQAEQVATATAANQSSTLQDVLQQRPTELPYINGYLLAQAEQHEYALPHCAELMTQLSNELICE; encoded by the coding sequence ATGACATTATCAATCGGCATTCTCGGACTCGGTGCTCTCGGCACCCTTATGGCATGGCACTGGCGTGACCATGACTGCATGGTCATTAGTAAAGACGGTAAGCCCGTGTTTCGTCAGCTTGTGACTGCCAATAACACCGACCAGCTGCAACTTGCACATTGGCAAAATGAAAACTTAGACTGGCTGGTAATCACCACCAAGGCCGCCGATACGCTGAGCGCAATCACTCCACTGGCAGACCACCTGCATCGAATTAAGCGCCTTGTGTTACTGCAAAATGGCATGGGCCAACAAGCAGCAGTCGCCGACTGGCTAAGCACACAAAATAACCCGCCCGAGTTATGGCTTGCTAGCTCCACAGAAGGGGCATATCGCCAAAATCGCAGTGATGTCGTCTATGCAGGTCAAGGTCAGACTTTTATTGGACGTTATCAAGAGGGGCTTGTTCAGAACAGACTTAGTCACGACAGTCAGGAGTGCAACAACTGCGATTCCTATCTGCCTATGCGCACAGTATACGCACCCGACATGCTGGATAGACTACGACATAAATTAGCCATTAATGCCGTCATCAATCCACTGACAGCCTTATATCGCTGTCGTAATGGTGAACTTGTCACAAATCCGGACTACCGTCGTCACTTACAATTGTTAGCGGCGGAAATCGCTGGCTTATATACTTTTTTAAATTGGTCTTTGCCTTGGAATTTACTCACCCAAGCTGAACAAGTGGCAACTGCTACAGCCGCTAATCAATCATCGACACTGCAAGATGTACTGCAACAGCGACCAACCGAACTGCCTTATATTAACGGCTATTTATTGGCTCAAGCAGAACAACATGAGTATGCTCTACCGCATTGTGCAGAGCTTATGACACAACTAAGCAACGAATTAATATGCGAATGA
- a CDS encoding beta-galactosidase, whose product MRLHWKDAGSRFLKTALLSITTTTFLFLVGCGGASSTSESLTDTNGDPQEHSPDTNTENTKPEPATEDVADSSTDDPAIEETTYQIAGTYCSCGLTSEKASSINRDTEGLDYLDGVLVRISWTDLNPQVGIYDWSYIDEQIEYAEARGIKITLAIMNGPYAPKWLADEGATFIDYVIRNDSRSLPLPWDDVYLSYYKEFIAALGEHYKDSNTIALIHMTNATTNGFEMQYNFSTETEAEFQNAGYSESALIDSWKGVVDAFATAFPTTPIDLEVHPVFFSDEVPNEVVDYGLKIYGKRFGVFAAWWSEHNALNVYTGAYSLIQRAQQESFASLQMVGAVNNDIGSSSLTTDEFTAALELAISNGIYYIEVWNADLINSDLDVLILAHDTAIENYKASLAE is encoded by the coding sequence TTGCGGTTACATTGGAAAGACGCAGGTTCCCGTTTCCTCAAAACTGCGCTACTCAGCATAACGACAACCACCTTCTTATTTTTAGTCGGATGTGGCGGTGCCAGCTCAACTTCCGAGTCGCTCACCGATACAAACGGCGATCCCCAAGAACACTCCCCCGATACAAACACTGAAAACACTAAGCCGGAGCCAGCAACAGAAGACGTCGCTGATTCCAGCACTGATGATCCAGCTATCGAAGAAACCACTTATCAAATCGCAGGAACATACTGCAGCTGCGGCCTAACGAGCGAAAAAGCATCGTCAATCAATCGTGATACCGAAGGCTTAGACTACTTAGATGGTGTATTGGTGCGTATTTCTTGGACAGACTTGAATCCTCAAGTAGGTATCTATGATTGGTCATATATCGACGAGCAAATCGAATACGCCGAAGCGCGTGGCATAAAGATCACATTAGCGATTATGAATGGTCCATATGCTCCTAAATGGCTAGCCGACGAAGGCGCTACCTTTATTGATTATGTGATACGCAACGATAGTCGTAGCCTTCCCTTACCTTGGGATGACGTTTACTTAAGTTACTATAAAGAATTTATAGCAGCCTTAGGTGAGCACTATAAAGATTCCAATACAATTGCGCTAATTCATATGACCAACGCCACAACCAATGGCTTTGAAATGCAATACAACTTCTCGACGGAAACAGAAGCTGAGTTTCAAAATGCTGGCTACAGCGAAAGCGCTTTAATCGATTCATGGAAAGGTGTCGTAGATGCCTTTGCCACAGCCTTCCCAACCACACCAATCGATCTTGAAGTTCACCCCGTATTTTTCAGTGATGAGGTCCCCAATGAAGTGGTCGATTATGGGCTGAAAATATATGGAAAACGATTTGGTGTATTCGCCGCTTGGTGGAGTGAACATAATGCACTGAACGTTTACACCGGTGCATATTCGTTAATTCAACGAGCTCAACAAGAGAGCTTTGCTTCTCTACAAATGGTCGGCGCTGTTAATAACGATATCGGCTCAAGCTCACTCACAACAGACGAGTTTACAGCGGCACTTGAGTTGGCCATTAGCAATGGAATCTACTACATCGAGGTCTGGAATGCGGATCTGATCAATAGCGATTTAGACGTTTTAATACTTGCACACGATACGGCCATAGAAAATTATAAAGCCTCATTGGCAGAATAA
- a CDS encoding TonB-dependent receptor domain-containing protein, with amino-acid sequence MKKLLILSVALATPAFAQQLDTQTTIASRVAENAINPAQVVLFDRADIEASNAQTLTDLLATQAGFQFSKTGGVAQASNLYINGLDSKQIVFLINGQRIGSATAGTTEFQLIPLEQIERVEIIKGSRASIYGADAQGGVINLITRQDVPSTTINTAIGTDETRQIGVRSAAKLGDTSVYISALHNAARGYDIKENSDTDADGYERNGVTAGVSYQFTDAQSAGLDLQANKGNYQYDSSFGGDEADFDNRVISAFYQLQTTRADVRLQAGKSLDKSWNFGQGISRSSADLFSTEQDSLDLTGLIRINPKHAVLIGADYRKSDVSASDTAYDETSISTQGGYLGYRFHGENIVLETGSRYDDDEQYGDFWSFNTNAVLNFSNGDSLALGQATAFRAPTFNELYYPSYGNPDLSIERSRIWNIDYTLPLVDGSLLISGQRALFTDQIDSTPRNIGHSEINSLTITWEQHWSRAFSSRLIQEWLDAQDLDNDRRLARRAPRVSKAIVSYQANRWDANIEGSYHQRSVEYTWMGDSIPLASYSVFNVNTNYQVNSQLSLGLRIENLLNHDYSTANGYIAEGRYAQLSGRFQF; translated from the coding sequence ATGAAAAAATTATTGATTTTATCCGTTGCTTTGGCAACACCAGCATTTGCTCAACAGCTCGACACTCAAACGACGATTGCCAGTCGTGTTGCCGAAAATGCAATTAATCCTGCGCAAGTGGTTTTATTTGATCGCGCTGACATTGAAGCCTCAAATGCTCAAACGCTAACCGATCTATTAGCCACTCAGGCAGGATTTCAGTTTTCTAAAACCGGTGGTGTTGCGCAAGCGAGTAACCTCTACATCAATGGTCTAGACAGTAAGCAGATCGTTTTCTTAATTAACGGTCAACGCATCGGCTCGGCAACTGCGGGCACAACCGAATTTCAATTAATTCCTCTAGAACAAATTGAACGCGTAGAAATCATCAAAGGCTCACGAGCTTCTATTTATGGCGCCGATGCACAAGGCGGTGTAATTAATCTTATTACTCGCCAAGATGTGCCGAGCACGACCATTAATACCGCAATTGGTACAGATGAAACTCGTCAGATCGGTGTGCGCAGCGCGGCTAAACTGGGCGATACCAGCGTGTATATCAGCGCCTTGCACAATGCAGCAAGAGGCTATGATATCAAAGAAAACAGCGATACCGATGCCGACGGCTACGAACGCAACGGCGTTACCGCAGGCGTTAGCTATCAATTTACAGACGCCCAATCCGCGGGCCTAGACTTACAAGCGAATAAAGGCAATTACCAATACGACAGCAGTTTTGGTGGCGACGAAGCCGATTTTGATAATCGTGTAATTTCCGCCTTTTACCAGCTACAAACGACTCGTGCTGACGTGCGTCTACAAGCAGGAAAAAGCTTAGATAAAAGCTGGAATTTCGGCCAAGGTATTTCTCGCTCCAGCGCCGATTTATTCTCGACCGAGCAAGACAGCTTGGATCTAACTGGTTTAATTCGCATTAATCCTAAGCATGCTGTTTTAATTGGTGCCGATTATCGCAAAAGCGATGTCAGTGCTAGCGACACCGCATACGACGAAACCAGCATTAGTACTCAAGGCGGGTATTTAGGTTATCGATTCCACGGTGAAAATATCGTTTTAGAAACGGGCAGTCGCTACGATGATGATGAGCAATATGGTGATTTTTGGTCATTTAATACCAATGCTGTTTTGAACTTTAGCAATGGCGATAGCTTGGCGTTGGGGCAAGCAACTGCTTTCCGTGCTCCAACGTTTAACGAGCTATATTATCCTAGCTATGGCAATCCGGATTTAAGTATAGAACGTTCTCGCATTTGGAATATTGATTACACTTTACCATTGGTTGATGGCAGCCTACTGATTAGCGGTCAACGAGCATTATTTACCGATCAAATTGATTCAACACCAAGAAACATCGGTCACTCTGAGATCAATTCTTTAACAATTACTTGGGAGCAACACTGGAGCCGTGCATTTTCTAGTCGTTTAATTCAAGAGTGGTTAGATGCACAAGACCTCGATAACGATCGCCGTTTAGCACGTCGCGCCCCACGCGTTAGCAAAGCGATTGTGAGCTATCAAGCGAACCGCTGGGATGCCAATATCGAAGGCAGTTATCATCAGCGCAGTGTTGAATACACTTGGATGGGTGATAGCATTCCGTTAGCAAGCTACAGTGTATTCAACGTAAATACGAACTATCAGGTCAACAGCCAATTAAGCCTAGGCTTGCGTATAGAAAACCTACTAAATCATGACTATAGCACTGCCAATGGCTATATTGCCGAAGGTCGCTACGCACAATTAAGTGGTCGTTTTCAGTTTTAA